TTGCCCCGGTACTGCATGAACAGCTTCTTCGTATTGATGAAGCCGACGATGTTGTCCTTGCTTCCTTGCGCGACCGGGAAGCGGGTATATTGTTCTTTCCAAATAATTTCGATGTTTTCTTGGAGAGAGTTCTCCATATATAAGCAGGCCATGTCGGTTCGAGGCACCATGATCTCCCGAGCGGACAGTTCGTCGAAAGTGAAGATGCGGCTGACGTACCCGTATTCCGTATTGTTGATTTTCCCGCTCTCGAAGCTGTCGTTCAGGATGATCCGAATTTCCTCTTCGGAGTGAGCTTCTTCGTTCTCGCTTGCCGGCTTTAAGCCGAACAGCCGGATGAGACGATTCGCGGAGCCGTTCAGCAGCCAGATGAACGGGTACATGACGCGGTGAAACCAGATGATCGGGAGCGCGAACCAAAACGACACTTGTTCGGCCTTCTGTATCGCAAGCGACTTCGGCGCCAACTCGCCGACGACGACGTGCAGGAACGTAATGAGGACGAACGCGAGCACGAACGACACCGGCGTCGAGACGCTCTCGGGAACGCCGAAGTCATGGAAGAGCGGGTGAAGCATCTTCTCGACCGTCGGCTCGCCCAACCAACCGAGACCGAGCGCTGTAATCGTGATGCCCAACTGACATGCCGAAAGATAAGCGTCTAGATTGCTTGTAACCTTGCGGACGGCGAGCGCGTTCTTGCGGCCTTCCAGGACCAACTGATCGACCCGGCTCGACCGGAGCCGGATAATGGCGAATTCCGTCGCGACGAAAAACGCGGTCAAACCGATAAGCAAAGCTACCAAAAACAAATTTAGCGCCATGAGTACCTCTCTTTTCTGAGATCAATAAACGTTGAACCATATAAATAAGTTCTTATGAACTCATTTTATGACCTCGAGCGGGTTTCAGGCAATGTCCTTATAAGGCGGTACTGGCGTGTTTCGGTTCGTTTCGGGGGAATAGGCGGAAGGAACCCGCCATTTCGAACGTTGACAACCGATTGCGACGGTTCTATGATGGTTCACGTGAACTTGAAATTATCGAATGGCCGGGGAGGGGACCGGATGGAATCCTTTACGCTGACGCGCCGCGAGGCGGCTTCGCTGCTGTTGTCGCTGCAAGGACGCATCGATCGCACGCCGCTGGCAGTGATGCAGGAGGCCTGGCGCCGCACGCATCCGACCGCGCTGCCGCCCGTGTTCGAGAAACTATTGAAGTCGCAGAAGCCGGACGGACTGTCGTTAACGGATATTGTGTCCCTCGGCAATCGAATCGAATATACCAATATTTCGATTACCGGCGCCCAGAATTGGGTGAAGCGGGACTTCAAGGAGTTTCTCGGCTCGCCGCGGTGCGGGAAGAAATATTCGTTCGAGCAGGCGGCGCTGCTGTTCATCATCGAAGACTTGAAGACCTGCCTCGACTTCGAGTCGATCCGCAGCTTGTTTCATATCCTGTTCGGCAAGCCGGACGACGACGCCGACGACGTCATCCATCCGACGGACTTGTTTCATACGTATTCCTCGCTGTTCGAAGAGCTGGATAAAAACAACGATCAGCTGCTCGACGTCAGCGGACACGAGACGAGTCTGCGCAATCGGGACGCGCTCATGGAAAACATGATCGTGCTCCGCACGTCGCAGTATGTAGAGAAGCACACGGCGCTGTCGAGCGGGGAGCGGGAGTCGCTGCGCAACGCGCTCATCATCGCGCTCGTGTCGGTGCAGGCGGCGTACTTCCACGCGCTGTCCCGGCGGTATATGAACGCGACGATGTTTCTGCACGGGAAGGAATAAAGCTTCGATTTTTCGGAAAATGAACCAGGCCGAGCGCCGACGCCATCGCGTCGAGCTCGGCCTGTTCGTTCAGGTGGGGGCGGCGAGGAACCGCTCCAGCGCCGGCGGGTCCGCCAGCTTCGGATGGCGGAGCAGCCCGTCCGCCGTCACCTCGAGGCCGGTGACGGCGACGAGGAAGGGACGGTCGAGCCAGACGACCGTCTCCCGCTTCAGGTCGGCGGGCGCGGCGCCGCCGGCGAAGGGGCTTTGCGCGGCGCGGTGCGCGGCCGCGTACGAGGCCAGGGCGGAACGGCTTCGCTCGTTCAGCCCGAGGGAGGCGCGCCCGAAGTAGGCGCCCTCGTACGCGAGCGCGAGGCTCGCCACGCGGCCCTCGCGGAACACGACGCCGATGCATCGGGCGTCGTAGCGTTGGATCGCGCGCTTCTTATACGCGTCGCGATGCTTCTTGCCCTCCGCGTACGGGGCGGACAGCCGCTTGCTGACGATGCCCTCCCAGCCGCGTTCCTCGACCCAGCGCCACAGCCCGGGGCCGTCGTCGAACAGATCCGTCACGAACAGCGACGGATCGCCGTCCGGCGGGAACGCCGCGCGCAGGCGGGCGTACCGTTCGGCGTACGGCAGGCTTCGCAGGTCCTCGCCGTTCGCGGCGAGCAGGTCGAACAGCACGTACGAAACCGGCTGCTCGGCGCTCGATCGGGCGAGCGCGGCGGCGGCGCGGGTGCGCTCGCGCTGCAGCACCTTCTGGAAGACGGGACGGCCGAGCGCCGCGTCGAAGTACACGATCTCGCCGTCGAGGACGTAGGAGCCCTCGACCTGTCGAAGTCGACGGACGACCTCCGGATACGTATCCTCTTTGCGAAGCAGCTTCCGCGAGTACAGCTCGACCCGACCGTCGTCGACGACGGCGAGCGCGCGGACGCCGTCCCATTTCAGCTGATACCCCCAGTCGGGGCCTTCCGGGATGTCGTCCCGCGAAATCGGACCCATCGGTTCGGCCGGCAGGACGAAGGGGACGGGAGGCGAAGACATGCGGTTGTCCTCCTATCGGCGGTGGCTTATGTTCTAAAACGCGGCGGCGGCTTGGACGAACCGATCTCTCGCGTCCAGCAATCGGCTCTCGATGCTCGTCGCCTGCCGCCGGATGAGCAGACTCTCCTCTAAACTCCAGGCTTTCGGCTGCCGCGAAAATAAATTCGCATGTCCGATGATGCGACCGTTATGCAAGAGCGGCACGGTACAGAACGATCGGAGATCGGCCTTCAGCAAGTCGTTCCGATGATTCAGCGAGACGAGGTGCTCGCTGGAGTCGACGTCGCGAATCGGCACGACGCGCTTCACGTACTCGGGGGTTTCTCCGTCGACGATATCGCCGATCACGGAGAGGCCGTTGGCGTATTCGGAATAATGCTTCGGCACGCTCGGATCGGCTCCGACCCAGAGCCGCTTCTCGGCCGAGTCGAAAAAATAGACGCCCATCGTCACGTCCCGTTCGGGGAACAACCGCTCCGTCGCGAGACAGAACCGATTCAAAAGGAGCTTCGTCTCCATGTAAATATATTGCTCCGGCCCGATCCATTCCTCTCGATACAGCTTCAGGAGATGATTGGAAACGTTGGACTCCTGCAGGAGCCGCCGGTCTAACGTCGCGAGCGCCCGGCGAATGTCCTTCGTCAGCTTGAAGGTTCGCAGGGACGTAATCATGCGGTCCATCGGCGGTCACCTCATTCTATTGGGGTACGGACGCCGCGTCGTTCCGTCCGCGCTTCGCCGCTTGCGCCTTCTTGAGAAGGCCGAGCACCAACTCCAACTCTTCCTCCGTTAGAGGTTCGCCGTTCCAATGCAACGCCGTCATCCCGTCCGTCACTTTCCAGGCGGCGGTCGACGGCACCGGTTCGACGCCAAGCGCATGCGGCCGGTCGGTCAGTCCGAGCAAATAGTCCGAGGTTACGTCGTACAATCGCGCGATCGCGGCCACGGTGTCGAGGGACGGCTCCCGTTCGCCCCCTTCGTAACCGGCGACCGTGCTCTTCGCGACGCCGATGCGCCGGCCGAATTCCGCCATCGACAACCCGTTCTTCTTTCTTAGTTCTCTCAGCCGAACGCCGAATAAGGTCATATAATTCGCTCGCTCCCGAATTGATAATAAGATAAAGTTCGCGGATCGCGAACGATTTTTAAGGGCGTGTCAGTATTATAGCATGAAGCCTGCGGAACTACATGCGGCTGCGCCGAAACGCGGCAAAACAAGAGGCTGTCCCCGGTCCGAATCGGACGGGGACAGCCTCTTCGCCATTATCGCGTGCCGATCGGCGCTTTCGGGCGCCCGCGGGGCGCGGGTCCTTCGGGCGCCGGCGCGCCTTGCGGCCCGGCGCCCGCGGCTCCGGCTGCCGCGCCGGCTCCGGCGGCCCGGCGCTTCCGCTTCGGCGGGGCGCCGGGCGGGATGACGGCGCCCTCCTCCGTCACCGGGATCGGCGGCGCGCCCCGATCCGCGGCCGCGGGCGGCGGTCCGCCCTGCACGGCTTGCAGCGACGCCTGCAGCGCGGACATGAGGTCGACCACGTTCGTCCGGCGCGGCTCCGGCGCCACCTCGACGTCTTGCCCCGCGATCTTCGCTTGGATGAGCCCCATCACCTGCTCGCGGTAATCGTCGCGATACTTCGTCGGATCGAACGGAACGGACAGCTGATCGATCAGCATCTTGGCCATCGTCAGCTCGCGTTCGCTTACGACGCCCCGGGTCAGATGCACGTTCGGAACGTTTTGCGCCGAACGGACCTCGTCCGGGTAAAAGATCGTCTCCATGCTGATGCACCCGTCCACGATGCGGATCGCCGCCAGCGACGACTTATTGCGGATCGTCACCTTGGCGATGCCGATCTTGCCGGTGTCCGCGAGCGCCGCGAGCAGCAGGCCGTAGGCGTTCGCCCCGGTGTCGCCGGGACCGAGATAATACGTTTTCTGAAAATAGATCGGGTCGATTTCGTGTAAATTCACGAAGTCGACGATTTTGATTTCCCGGCTCGCGTCGGCGGCGAGAGCGTCGAGCTCGTCTTTGTCGAAGCGGACGAAACGCCCCTTTTCGTACTCATAGCCCTTCATGATCGCTTCGTTCTCGACCGCCACCTCGCAGTGCGGGCATCGGCGGCTGTACGAAATCGGCGTGCCGCACACCCGGTGCAGCATGCGCATGGAGATGTCTTTGTCCTCCGTCGCCGCGTACATCTTCACCGGAATGTTGACGAGGCCGAAGCTGATCGCGCCTTTCCAAATCGTATGCATGCAAAGAAGCCTCCCGTTTCTCGTTTCGGTTAGTATAACCAAAACGCGGGAGGCTACCGCGCGGCCGTCAGTT
The nucleotide sequence above comes from Paenibacillus antri. Encoded proteins:
- a CDS encoding hemolysin family protein, whose translation is MALNLFLVALLIGLTAFFVATEFAIIRLRSSRVDQLVLEGRKNALAVRKVTSNLDAYLSACQLGITITALGLGWLGEPTVEKMLHPLFHDFGVPESVSTPVSFVLAFVLITFLHVVVGELAPKSLAIQKAEQVSFWFALPIIWFHRVMYPFIWLLNGSANRLIRLFGLKPASENEEAHSEEEIRIILNDSFESGKINNTEYGYVSRIFTFDELSAREIMVPRTDMACLYMENSLQENIEIIWKEQYTRFPVAQGSKDNIVGFINTKKLFMQYRGNPDFDWKSVIQPALTVSDATPVKSLLKTMQAARVHIAILVDEYGGTSGLITIEDILEEIVGEIRDEFDADERKEIEMIAESQHYIVDGTVLLSEVNALLGTDLDSEDVDTIGGWVYSASPDIEKGESLSFGGLDIVVLEKEKHRVRKVEIKLAAERSAAVAAPAES
- a CDS encoding DUF1836 domain-containing protein, with amino-acid sequence MESFTLTRREAASLLLSLQGRIDRTPLAVMQEAWRRTHPTALPPVFEKLLKSQKPDGLSLTDIVSLGNRIEYTNISITGAQNWVKRDFKEFLGSPRCGKKYSFEQAALLFIIEDLKTCLDFESIRSLFHILFGKPDDDADDVIHPTDLFHTYSSLFEELDKNNDQLLDVSGHETSLRNRDALMENMIVLRTSQYVEKHTALSSGERESLRNALIIALVSVQAAYFHALSRRYMNATMFLHGKE
- a CDS encoding ATP-dependent DNA ligase; translated protein: MSSPPVPFVLPAEPMGPISRDDIPEGPDWGYQLKWDGVRALAVVDDGRVELYSRKLLRKEDTYPEVVRRLRQVEGSYVLDGEIVYFDAALGRPVFQKVLQRERTRAAAALARSSAEQPVSYVLFDLLAANGEDLRSLPYAERYARLRAAFPPDGDPSLFVTDLFDDGPGLWRWVEERGWEGIVSKRLSAPYAEGKKHRDAYKKRAIQRYDARCIGVVFREGRVASLALAYEGAYFGRASLGLNERSRSALASYAAAHRAAQSPFAGGAAPADLKRETVVWLDRPFLVAVTGLEVTADGLLRHPKLADPPALERFLAAPT
- a CDS encoding GAF domain-containing protein, which translates into the protein MDRMITSLRTFKLTKDIRRALATLDRRLLQESNVSNHLLKLYREEWIGPEQYIYMETKLLLNRFCLATERLFPERDVTMGVYFFDSAEKRLWVGADPSVPKHYSEYANGLSVIGDIVDGETPEYVKRVVPIRDVDSSEHLVSLNHRNDLLKADLRSFCTVPLLHNGRIIGHANLFSRQPKAWSLEESLLIRRQATSIESRLLDARDRFVQAAAAF
- a CDS encoding helix-turn-helix domain-containing protein, whose translation is MTLFGVRLRELRKKNGLSMAEFGRRIGVAKSTVAGYEGGEREPSLDTVAAIARLYDVTSDYLLGLTDRPHALGVEPVPSTAAWKVTDGMTALHWNGEPLTEEELELVLGLLKKAQAAKRGRNDAASVPQ
- a CDS encoding non-homologous end joining protein Ku; amino-acid sequence: MHTIWKGAISFGLVNIPVKMYAATEDKDISMRMLHRVCGTPISYSRRCPHCEVAVENEAIMKGYEYEKGRFVRFDKDELDALAADASREIKIVDFVNLHEIDPIYFQKTYYLGPGDTGANAYGLLLAALADTGKIGIAKVTIRNKSSLAAIRIVDGCISMETIFYPDEVRSAQNVPNVHLTRGVVSERELTMAKMLIDQLSVPFDPTKYRDDYREQVMGLIQAKIAGQDVEVAPEPRRTNVVDLMSALQASLQAVQGGPPPAAADRGAPPIPVTEEGAVIPPGAPPKRKRRAAGAGAAAGAAGAGPQGAPAPEGPAPRGRPKAPIGTR